From Mycolicibacterium nivoides, a single genomic window includes:
- a CDS encoding enoyl-CoA hydratase/isomerase family protein, with the protein MVDLEIDGELAVITIDRPQARNAISLDTMDALNKALDGAAGASALVITGGGDRAFVSGGDLKELAALRTELEASEMAWRMRTICDRIAGFDGPVVAALNGHALGGGAEVAVAADIRIAADDIKIGFNQVALAIMPAWGGAERLATLVGRSRALLLAGTGRLLGAREAEQVGLIDQVVPRAEFAETWRSTAQLLARRQAGEVKRVINGVSTTEAVAAFARLWCSDEHWAAADKVMNKGK; encoded by the coding sequence ATGGTCGACCTCGAAATCGACGGCGAACTGGCGGTCATCACGATCGACCGCCCGCAGGCGCGCAACGCCATCTCGCTGGACACCATGGATGCGCTGAACAAGGCCCTGGACGGCGCCGCCGGCGCGTCCGCCCTGGTGATCACCGGCGGCGGCGACCGCGCCTTCGTCTCCGGGGGCGACCTCAAGGAACTGGCAGCACTGCGCACCGAACTCGAGGCGTCCGAGATGGCTTGGCGGATGCGCACGATCTGCGACCGGATCGCGGGTTTCGACGGACCGGTCGTCGCAGCGCTCAACGGCCACGCCCTGGGCGGCGGGGCCGAGGTCGCCGTGGCGGCAGACATCCGCATCGCCGCCGATGACATCAAGATCGGGTTCAACCAGGTCGCCCTGGCGATCATGCCCGCGTGGGGCGGGGCCGAACGGCTGGCCACCCTGGTTGGCCGCAGCCGGGCGCTGCTACTGGCCGGAACCGGTCGCCTCCTCGGTGCACGCGAGGCCGAACAGGTCGGTCTGATCGACCAGGTCGTCCCCCGGGCCGAGTTCGCCGAGACCTGGCGGTCCACGGCGCAGCTTCTGGCCCGGCGTCAGGCCGGCGAGGTCAAGCGGGTGATCAATGGGGTTTCGACCACCGAGGCGGTCGCGGCCTTCGCCCGGCTGTGGTGCTCCGACGAGCACTGGGCCGCCGCGGACAAGGTGATGAACAAGGGCAAATAA
- a CDS encoding VOC family protein: protein MSEVLPGEVRQIGYVVTDLDEAIGGWLKMGVGPWFVIRDLPQRVTYRGAPCEVKLSLALSNSGDLQVELIQQLDDTPSIFTEFLDGSGAGGFHQLAYWAEDFDAAMAKLGEAGWPQVWSGGEREGVRFAYFEPPAGASIVEIMELTEASAGMAAYVRAQAAGWDGGDPVRELGGG, encoded by the coding sequence GTGAGCGAGGTTCTACCGGGGGAGGTCCGTCAGATCGGGTACGTGGTCACCGATCTGGACGAGGCGATAGGGGGCTGGCTGAAGATGGGCGTCGGCCCGTGGTTCGTGATCCGCGACCTGCCGCAGCGGGTGACCTACCGCGGCGCGCCCTGCGAGGTGAAACTGTCCCTGGCGCTGTCCAACAGCGGCGACCTCCAGGTCGAGTTGATCCAGCAACTCGACGACACTCCCAGCATCTTCACCGAGTTCCTCGACGGCTCCGGCGCGGGAGGCTTTCACCAACTTGCCTACTGGGCGGAGGATTTCGATGCGGCGATGGCCAAGCTCGGCGAGGCGGGCTGGCCCCAGGTGTGGTCGGGCGGGGAACGGGAGGGAGTGCGTTTCGCCTACTTCGAACCGCCGGCGGGTGCCTCGATCGTCGAGATCATGGAGCTGACCGAGGCCTCGGCCGGTATGGCCGCGTATGTGCGCGCGCAGGCCGCCGGCTGGGACGGCGGCGATCCGGTCCGGGAGCTGGGCGGCGGCTGA
- a CDS encoding thiolase family protein produces MSNSANDVAIIGVGLHPFGRFDKTAMQMGAEAIQFALEDAGLEWKDIQFGFGGSYEVSNPDAVTRLVGLTGITFTNVFNACATAASAIQQTADTIRLGKYDIGIAIGLDKHPRGAFTDDPAKLALPQWYAENGQFVTTKFFGMKANHYIHKHNISEETLARVANKNFRNGEKNPNAFRRKEISVEEIMASPVLNYPLRQYMFCAPDEGAAAVIMCRADIAHKYTDKPVYVRASEIRTRTFGAYEVHGTSAPLDEDPSPTVYAAKAAYEAAGIGPEDVDIAQLQDTDAGAEVIHMAETGLCADGEQEKLLADGATEIGGSIPVNTDGGLIANGEPIGASGLRQMHELVRQLRGEAGERQVPGNPRVGLAQVYGAPGTASATILSL; encoded by the coding sequence ATGAGCAACTCCGCGAATGATGTAGCCATCATCGGCGTCGGCCTGCACCCGTTCGGCCGATTCGACAAAACCGCGATGCAAATGGGCGCCGAGGCAATCCAATTCGCGCTCGAGGATGCGGGCCTGGAGTGGAAGGACATCCAGTTCGGGTTCGGCGGCAGCTATGAGGTGTCGAATCCCGACGCGGTCACCAGGCTGGTCGGGCTGACCGGCATCACGTTCACCAACGTGTTCAACGCATGCGCCACCGCGGCCAGCGCGATCCAGCAGACCGCCGACACGATCCGGCTGGGCAAGTACGACATCGGCATCGCGATCGGCCTGGACAAGCACCCGCGCGGTGCGTTCACCGACGACCCGGCCAAACTCGCTCTGCCGCAGTGGTATGCCGAGAACGGCCAGTTCGTCACCACCAAGTTCTTCGGGATGAAGGCCAACCATTACATCCACAAACACAACATCTCCGAGGAGACGCTGGCGCGGGTGGCCAACAAGAACTTCCGCAACGGTGAGAAGAATCCGAATGCGTTCCGGCGCAAGGAGATCTCGGTCGAGGAGATCATGGCCTCCCCGGTGCTGAACTACCCGCTGCGGCAGTACATGTTCTGCGCACCCGACGAGGGCGCGGCCGCGGTGATCATGTGCCGGGCGGACATCGCACACAAATACACCGACAAACCGGTGTACGTACGGGCCAGCGAGATCCGGACCCGGACGTTCGGCGCTTACGAGGTGCACGGCACCTCGGCGCCGCTCGATGAGGATCCCTCACCGACGGTCTACGCAGCCAAGGCCGCCTATGAGGCCGCGGGCATCGGCCCCGAGGACGTGGACATCGCCCAGTTGCAGGACACCGATGCCGGCGCCGAGGTGATCCACATGGCCGAGACCGGGTTGTGTGCCGATGGCGAGCAGGAGAAGCTGCTGGCCGACGGCGCCACGGAGATCGGCGGGTCGATCCCGGTCAACACCGACGGCGGTCTGATCGCCAACGGCGAGCCCATCGGGGCATCGGGCCTTCGTCAGATGCACGAGCTGGTCAGACAGCTGCGCGGCGAGGCAGGCGAGCGCCAGGTGCCGGGCAATCCCCGAGTCGGCCTGGCTCAGGTCTACGGCGCGCCAGGCACAGCCTCGGCAACGATCCTCTCGCTCTAG
- a CDS encoding TetR/AcrR family transcriptional regulator yields the protein MASARRIGAPDAKNRIVLLDAAEALMIEEGYVAVTSRRVAERAGLKPQLVHYYFRTMDDLFLAVFVRRAEEGLAAQAEALNSPQPLWALWRFGTDPSATRLTMEMTGLANHRPALRAEIGRYAEMFREAETKAIDGALQRYGVEASEVPPIVWTFIAASVSRVMVMEQALGMTAGHAEVLKFCEDWLRRLEGEPQPLELPA from the coding sequence ATGGCATCGGCGCGAAGGATCGGGGCGCCCGACGCGAAGAACCGGATCGTGCTGCTCGACGCTGCCGAGGCGCTGATGATCGAGGAGGGGTACGTCGCGGTCACGTCTCGCCGGGTGGCCGAGCGGGCCGGTCTCAAGCCCCAGCTGGTGCACTACTACTTCCGCACCATGGACGACCTGTTCCTGGCGGTGTTCGTGCGGCGGGCCGAGGAGGGGCTGGCTGCGCAGGCCGAGGCTCTGAACTCGCCGCAGCCGCTGTGGGCGCTGTGGCGGTTCGGCACCGACCCGAGCGCTACGCGCTTGACGATGGAGATGACGGGGCTTGCCAACCACCGACCGGCGCTGCGGGCCGAGATCGGCCGCTACGCGGAAATGTTCCGCGAGGCGGAAACCAAGGCGATCGACGGCGCATTGCAGCGGTACGGCGTCGAAGCGTCCGAGGTGCCGCCGATCGTGTGGACATTCATCGCGGCCAGTGTGTCGCGGGTGATGGTCATGGAGCAGGCGCTCGGAATGACGGCAGGTCACGCCGAGGTGCTGAAGTTCTGCGAGGACTGGCTGCGACGTCTGGAAGGTGAACCGCAGCCGCTGGAACTGCCGGCCTGA